One stretch of Natronobacterium gregoryi SP2 DNA includes these proteins:
- a CDS encoding FAD-binding protein → MYEHDVIVVGAGGAGLRAAIAAHEAGADTALVSKLHPVRSHTGAAEGGINAALQEGDDWELHAYDTMKGSDYLGDAPAVETLAQDAPEETMRLEHWGMPFSREEDGRVSQRPFGGLSYPRTTYAGAETGHHLLHVMYEQVVKRGIQVYDEWYVMNLATTNEDDPNERECHGVVGYDVQSGTIEGFKANDGIVLATGGPGQAFDHTTNAVSCTGDGHAMAYRAGAPLEDMEFIQFHPTSLPSTGVLISEGVRGEGGILYNNEGERFMFEYGYANNSGELASRDVVARAELTEVDEGRGVEDEYVHLDMRHLGEERILDRLENILHLAEDFEGVDGLVEPMPVKPGQHYAMGGIETDENGQTNIDGLYAAGECACVSVHGGNRLGGNALPELIVFGKRAGRHAAGEDLGDPQILTGYGDDVEDDGTELPVEPGAAGLETASGVAADGGVMADADGLLERAVERERERVDRLMDRDDGVQHSEIRQKLQNAMTDYVNVFRTEEGVKKALKIIRECREEYQNVYVDDPSRTFNTDLQQTYETRNLIDVAETIALGALVRNEFRGAHWRQENQKRDDENWLKHTLISWDDGEPEIFYRPVILEGEEKEYEPKVRSY, encoded by the coding sequence ATGTACGAACACGACGTCATCGTGGTCGGCGCTGGCGGCGCTGGCCTCCGAGCCGCAATCGCAGCGCACGAGGCGGGAGCCGACACGGCACTCGTCTCGAAACTCCACCCGGTCCGCAGCCACACCGGTGCAGCCGAAGGTGGTATCAACGCCGCACTCCAGGAGGGCGACGACTGGGAACTGCACGCCTACGACACGATGAAGGGGTCGGACTACCTGGGCGATGCCCCGGCAGTCGAGACTCTCGCACAGGACGCTCCCGAGGAGACCATGCGCCTCGAGCACTGGGGAATGCCGTTCTCCCGTGAGGAAGACGGACGCGTCTCCCAGCGGCCGTTCGGCGGCCTCTCGTACCCTCGGACCACCTACGCCGGTGCCGAGACCGGTCACCACCTGCTGCACGTGATGTACGAGCAGGTCGTCAAACGCGGCATCCAGGTCTACGACGAGTGGTACGTGATGAACCTCGCGACCACGAACGAGGACGACCCCAACGAGCGCGAGTGTCACGGCGTCGTCGGCTACGACGTCCAGTCCGGCACCATCGAAGGGTTCAAAGCCAACGACGGCATCGTTCTCGCGACCGGCGGTCCCGGGCAGGCGTTCGATCACACCACCAACGCCGTCTCCTGTACTGGCGACGGCCACGCGATGGCGTACCGAGCGGGTGCGCCACTCGAGGACATGGAGTTCATCCAGTTTCACCCCACGTCGCTTCCCTCGACCGGCGTCCTCATCTCCGAAGGCGTCCGCGGCGAAGGTGGCATCCTCTACAACAACGAGGGCGAACGGTTCATGTTCGAGTACGGCTACGCGAACAACTCCGGCGAACTCGCCTCCCGCGACGTCGTCGCCCGGGCCGAACTGACCGAGGTCGACGAAGGACGCGGCGTCGAAGACGAGTACGTCCACCTCGACATGCGCCACCTCGGCGAGGAACGCATTCTCGACCGCCTCGAGAACATTCTGCACCTCGCGGAGGACTTCGAGGGCGTCGACGGCCTCGTCGAGCCGATGCCGGTCAAGCCCGGCCAGCACTACGCCATGGGCGGCATCGAGACCGACGAGAACGGTCAGACCAACATCGACGGTCTCTACGCGGCTGGCGAGTGTGCCTGCGTCTCCGTCCACGGCGGTAACCGACTCGGCGGGAACGCACTGCCAGAGCTGATCGTCTTCGGCAAGCGCGCCGGCCGCCACGCCGCCGGCGAGGATCTCGGCGACCCCCAGATCCTGACCGGCTACGGCGACGACGTCGAAGACGACGGCACCGAACTTCCCGTCGAGCCAGGTGCGGCCGGACTCGAGACTGCGAGTGGTGTGGCTGCCGACGGAGGCGTCATGGCAGACGCGGACGGTCTTCTGGAGCGTGCCGTCGAGCGCGAACGCGAGCGCGTCGACCGGCTGATGGACAGAGACGACGGCGTCCAACACTCCGAGATTCGCCAGAAGCTCCAGAACGCGATGACCGACTACGTCAACGTCTTCCGGACCGAAGAAGGCGTCAAGAAGGCACTGAAGATCATCCGCGAGTGCCGTGAGGAGTACCAGAACGTCTACGTCGACGACCCCTCGCGCACCTTCAACACGGACCTCCAGCAAACCTACGAGACGCGGAACCTGATCGACGTCGCGGAGACGATTGCGCTCGGTGCGCTGGTCCGCAACGAGTTCCGTGGGGCTCACTGGCGACAGGAGAACCAGAAGCGCGACGACGAGAATTGGCTCAAGCACACGCTCATTTCCTGGGACGACGGCGAGCCAGAGATCTTCTACCGGCCCGTCATCCTCGAAGGCGAAGAGAAAGAGTACGAGCCAAAAGTGCGGAGTTACTGA
- a CDS encoding succinate dehydrogenase/fumarate reductase iron-sulfur subunit, with product MSTQQQEPETQEAPDDPEMKGVQSPQERRLEKKDAKAKEEPARKAQLEGETVHIKVFRYDPEVEGKQEPRFDDFHVPFEKGMTVLDAVIYARDEYDSSLTFRHSCRQAVCGSDAFFINGRQRLACKTQISDLEQPIRIEPLPHQEVVKDLVVDMSHFYDQMHAVEPYFQDEDTPPVSDLEEQRQSRENREKIKMSTRCIWCGACMSSCNIAAGDNEYLGPAAINKAYRFAMDDRESEEIKEHRLRILEQEHGVWRCQTQFSCTEVCPKDIPLTEHIQELKREAVKKNLKFW from the coding sequence ATGAGTACGCAACAACAAGAACCCGAAACCCAGGAAGCACCGGACGACCCCGAAATGAAGGGTGTGCAGTCGCCACAGGAACGGCGACTCGAGAAGAAAGACGCGAAAGCCAAGGAAGAGCCCGCACGGAAAGCCCAACTGGAGGGTGAAACGGTACACATCAAGGTGTTTCGGTACGATCCCGAGGTCGAGGGCAAGCAGGAGCCGCGCTTCGACGATTTCCACGTCCCCTTCGAGAAAGGGATGACCGTCCTCGACGCGGTCATCTACGCCCGCGACGAGTACGACTCCTCGCTTACGTTCCGCCACTCCTGCCGACAGGCAGTCTGTGGCTCCGACGCGTTCTTCATCAACGGCAGACAGCGACTGGCGTGTAAGACCCAGATCTCCGACCTCGAGCAGCCGATTCGCATCGAGCCGCTGCCTCACCAGGAGGTCGTCAAGGATCTGGTCGTCGACATGAGTCACTTCTACGATCAGATGCACGCGGTCGAGCCGTACTTCCAAGACGAGGACACGCCGCCGGTGAGTGACCTGGAAGAACAACGCCAGAGCCGCGAGAACCGCGAGAAGATCAAGATGTCGACGCGGTGTATCTGGTGTGGCGCGTGTATGTCCTCGTGTAACATCGCAGCCGGCGACAACGAGTACCTCGGCCCAGCGGCGATCAACAAGGCCTACCGGTTTGCGATGGACGACCGCGAGAGCGAGGAGATCAAAGAGCACAGGCTCCGTATTCTCGAGCAGGAACACGGCGTCTGGCGGTGCCAGACGCAGTTTTCCTGTACCGAGGTGTGTCCAAAAGACATCCCGCTGACCGAGCACATTCAGGAGCTCAAGCGGGAGGCAGTCAAGAAGAACCTGAAGTTCTGGTAA